Proteins found in one Brachyspira murdochii DSM 12563 genomic segment:
- a CDS encoding leucine-rich repeat domain-containing protein, translating into MKNIKISVLDNQAISNLNASEESLTLFVDDIGIPKENISALNEVLRVREDFFLNISSDKNDSYKNNIMGNDLLRALPDLKNLVYHASMKYPLKSIDIFARLINLKSLHLYGDLPKDMELKPLDNIENLESIYIENGLTLRQDVYLAMRSTIKEIGAGTFRMESFDKNPNLKKIAILSGVSHEEEMPKKLPELEELYIEKGKNIRSFKFLSEMKTLKTLELNNIPELKELPDFSLLEDLKKVVLKNLRNLENMDSVLNHARVRTLILENIKCFNIDAISKETAPRLKFVSVITDDKIWDKRTQKLLEEKGFKPAL; encoded by the coding sequence ATGAAGAATATAAAAATATCGGTATTGGATAATCAAGCCATATCTAATTTAAATGCCTCCGAAGAAAGCCTGACATTATTTGTAGATGATATAGGAATACCTAAAGAAAATATTTCTGCACTTAATGAAGTTTTGAGAGTAAGAGAAGACTTCTTTTTGAACATCTCCTCAGATAAAAATGATTCTTATAAAAATAATATAATGGGTAATGATTTACTAAGAGCCTTACCAGATTTGAAAAATCTTGTATATCATGCTTCTATGAAATACCCTTTAAAAAGTATTGATATATTTGCAAGACTTATTAACTTAAAAAGCCTGCATCTATATGGTGATTTGCCTAAAGATATGGAATTAAAACCGCTTGATAATATAGAAAATCTTGAAAGCATATATATAGAAAACGGATTAACATTAAGACAAGATGTGTATTTAGCTATGAGAAGCACAATAAAAGAAATAGGTGCTGGAACGTTCAGAATGGAATCTTTTGATAAAAACCCTAACCTAAAAAAAATAGCAATTCTTTCCGGAGTCTCTCATGAAGAAGAAATGCCTAAAAAACTTCCGGAACTTGAAGAGCTTTATATAGAAAAAGGAAAAAATATAAGATCATTCAAATTCTTATCTGAAATGAAAACTCTAAAAACTTTAGAATTAAATAATATACCAGAACTTAAAGAGCTTCCAGATTTTAGTCTTTTAGAAGATTTAAAAAAAGTTGTATTAAAAAATTTAAGAAACCTAGAAAATATGGACTCTGTATTAAATCATGCAAGAGTAAGAACATTAATACTTGAAAATATAAAATGCTTTAATATAGATGCTATATCTAAAGAAACAGCCCCAAGATTAAAATTTGTATCTGTAATTACTGATGATAAAATATGGGATAAAAGAACTCAGAAACTTCTTGAGGAAAAAGGCTTCAAGCCTGCTTTATAA